One genomic window of Deinococcus detaillensis includes the following:
- a CDS encoding MFS transporter: MHESPQTPAKKAPLLFLLVTAFLFAMGISLVFPVLPFIVAQYVPQVSQQAIVIGLLGAAYAFLSFFSAPVLGALSDAYGRRPILILSLLGSAIGYVLFGIGGSLWVLFVGRIVEGLFAGGFGALFGYVADTTPEEERGRVFGLLGATTGAAFILGPAIGGLASHLSLNAPMFLAAGVSLLNMLWGLFVLPESLPASRRVAHFDAAHLNPLKQLSGALAFPAVRRLVTVSVLFLLPLSILQITLALLGRDTLGWGPSRVSTLFIIIGATDIVAQGVLLPFLIRVLKERGVAVLGLSVGVIGMLCMALLPVFPQAALLYVGTLFFAVGEGMFSAAQNTLISIAAPAEAQGQVQGGAQAIGSLAQVVGPLGGGQLYSRVGPGATYGTMVALVLVALGLLLRQKPLAVSSTESRIA; encoded by the coding sequence ATGCACGAGTCTCCTCAAACGCCAGCCAAGAAAGCTCCGCTCCTATTCCTCCTCGTCACCGCCTTCCTGTTCGCCATGGGCATCAGCTTGGTGTTCCCGGTGCTGCCGTTCATCGTGGCCCAGTACGTTCCACAAGTCTCGCAGCAGGCCATCGTGATCGGCCTGCTGGGCGCGGCCTACGCCTTCCTCTCGTTCTTCTCAGCCCCAGTGCTGGGCGCACTCAGCGACGCTTACGGACGCCGCCCCATCCTGATCCTCAGCCTGCTGGGTTCGGCCATCGGCTATGTCCTCTTCGGCATCGGTGGCAGCCTGTGGGTGCTGTTCGTCGGGCGCATTGTTGAAGGCCTGTTCGCAGGCGGCTTCGGCGCACTCTTCGGTTACGTGGCCGACACCACCCCGGAAGAGGAGCGCGGCAGGGTCTTTGGGCTGCTCGGCGCGACGACGGGCGCAGCCTTCATCCTCGGGCCCGCGATTGGCGGCCTGGCTTCACACCTCAGCCTGAACGCTCCGATGTTCCTGGCGGCGGGCGTGTCGCTGCTCAACATGCTTTGGGGTCTGTTCGTGCTGCCGGAAAGCCTCCCGGCCTCGCGCCGCGTTGCCCACTTCGACGCGGCGCACCTCAATCCCCTCAAGCAATTGTCGGGTGCACTCGCCTTTCCAGCCGTGCGGCGGCTGGTCACGGTCAGCGTGCTGTTCCTGCTGCCGCTGTCCATCCTCCAGATAACGCTGGCGCTGTTGGGCCGGGACACCCTGGGCTGGGGGCCGTCGCGGGTCAGCACACTGTTCATCATCATCGGCGCAACCGACATCGTGGCACAGGGCGTGTTGTTGCCATTCTTGATCAGGGTCTTGAAGGAACGCGGCGTAGCTGTCCTGGGCCTCTCGGTGGGCGTAATCGGGATGCTGTGCATGGCGCTGCTGCCCGTGTTCCCGCAGGCGGCGCTGCTGTACGTCGGCACGCTGTTCTTCGCAGTGGGCGAGGGAATGTTCAGTGCCGCCCAGAACACCCTGATCTCCATTGCCGCGCCTGCTGAAGCACAGGGGCAGGTACAGGGCGGGGCACAGGCGATTGGCTCCCTGGCGCAGGTGGTGGGACCACTCGGCGGCGGGCAACTGTATTCGCGCGTCGGCCCTGGTGCAACGTACGGCACGATGGTAGCACTGGTTCTGGTGGCGCTGGGACTGCTGCTGAGGCAAAAACCTTTGGCGGTGAGCAGTACGGAGAGCCGAATAGCCTGA
- a CDS encoding helix-turn-helix transcriptional regulator: protein MHSVEFLPDARLRHLVRNYWQVDEDHDIGQQDHRFMPEQLVRLTFHAGTTWRGPLTGGALEFLPGASLEGLTLTPLRAVSFGSTQALGVELYPWGARQLLNWEFGQPTLDLSLTHPLLTRAMSALMRLDAWNEARQLLEDWLLGLLAERGQELKSGAGIALKLYGSPGQTRIGTLAEELNISTRHLERLFAAEVGVNAKTLSRLIRFEAIHNRLWLDPNVSLAQLAYELGFADQAHLTREFKSLSSMTPRSFGQFAQLRPSHLPTQRLTQEQIAEIGGFRAHHPEANRLT from the coding sequence GTGCATTCTGTGGAATTCCTGCCCGACGCTCGCCTGAGACACCTGGTACGGAATTACTGGCAGGTGGATGAGGACCACGACATCGGCCAGCAAGACCACCGCTTCATGCCAGAACAATTGGTCCGCCTGACTTTTCATGCCGGAACCACCTGGCGCGGTCCGCTGACAGGCGGCGCATTAGAATTCCTGCCCGGTGCTTCGCTGGAAGGGCTGACCCTGACACCGCTACGGGCCGTTTCTTTCGGCTCCACTCAGGCGCTGGGCGTGGAGTTGTATCCCTGGGGAGCGCGGCAACTCTTGAACTGGGAGTTTGGCCAGCCCACCCTGGATCTGAGCCTGACCCATCCGCTGCTCACCCGTGCCATGAGTGCTTTGATGCGGCTGGATGCCTGGAACGAGGCGCGGCAACTCCTGGAAGACTGGCTGCTGGGCCTGTTGGCCGAGCGGGGGCAGGAGCTCAAATCAGGTGCTGGGATTGCCCTGAAACTCTACGGCAGTCCCGGCCAGACCCGGATCGGCACCTTGGCCGAAGAGTTGAACATCAGCACCCGGCACCTGGAACGGTTGTTCGCGGCGGAAGTTGGGGTGAACGCCAAGACCCTTTCGCGCCTGATCCGCTTCGAGGCCATTCACAACCGCCTGTGGCTTGACCCGAACGTCTCACTGGCCCAACTCGCCTACGAACTGGGTTTCGCTGATCAGGCGCATCTCACGCGCGAATTCAAATCGCTTTCCTCTATGACGCCGCGCAGCTTCGGACAGTTCGCGCAACTTCGCCCCAGCCACCTACCCACCCAGCGATTGACGCAGGAGCAGATCGCTGAGATAGGCGGGTTCCGCGCTCATCACCCTGAAGCGAACCGCCTCACTTGA
- a CDS encoding DUF3089 domain-containing protein yields the protein MIQDFYRKAIRPLLGGLALGLLAGCAPRLAAAPDYRSPQAWLCRPDQSSLCQTDLDATRIAPDGTRTRETFQADPQAPVDCFYVYPTASWDFAPNADLRPGGEADVTRQQAARFSSVCRVYAPLYRQNTIPALLGLEKNGGELAYQDVRAAWQTYLRDSNNGRPFVLIGHSQGSYHLIRLLAQDIEPDAALRSRLVSALLLGAPVSVPRGQDVGGSFQNVPLCRAADQTGCAVSYSAFAAGVPLPEPGDSPAFGRVPAAAPGQPEQHAACVNPAALTGGQATLHPYFTTKRTFPLLTAVQHRPAPWTSGAAIDTPFVTLPDFVTGECTERGGVSFLEVRVIPHPGSPRTTELGGTVNVAGRDLRAWGLHLIDIDLTQGDLIGLVRTQTAAWLAQPRP from the coding sequence ATGATTCAAGACTTTTACCGCAAGGCCATTCGCCCGCTGCTGGGCGGATTGGCCCTCGGCCTCCTCGCGGGCTGCGCGCCACGTCTGGCTGCGGCCCCCGATTACCGCAGTCCGCAGGCCTGGCTGTGCCGCCCGGACCAGTCCAGCCTGTGCCAGACGGACTTGGACGCGACCCGCATCGCGCCGGACGGCACCCGGACCCGTGAGACCTTTCAGGCCGATCCGCAGGCACCGGTGGACTGCTTTTACGTGTATCCCACCGCGTCGTGGGACTTCGCGCCCAACGCGGACTTGCGGCCCGGCGGTGAGGCGGACGTGACCCGCCAGCAAGCGGCGCGGTTTTCCTCGGTGTGCCGGGTGTATGCGCCGCTTTACCGCCAGAACACCATCCCGGCCCTGCTCGGCCTCGAGAAGAACGGCGGTGAACTGGCCTATCAGGACGTCAGGGCAGCGTGGCAGACCTACCTGCGGGACAGCAACAATGGCCGCCCCTTTGTGCTGATCGGCCACTCGCAGGGCAGCTATCACCTGATCCGTCTGCTGGCCCAGGACATTGAGCCGGACGCCGCGCTGCGTTCCCGGCTGGTGTCGGCGCTGCTGCTGGGCGCGCCCGTGAGCGTCCCCCGTGGGCAGGATGTGGGCGGCAGCTTTCAGAACGTGCCGCTGTGCCGCGCGGCGGACCAGACCGGCTGCGCCGTGAGCTACTCGGCCTTTGCTGCCGGGGTACCGCTGCCCGAACCGGGGGACAGTCCCGCCTTTGGGCGCGTTCCCGCCGCCGCACCCGGACAGCCAGAGCAGCATGCCGCCTGCGTGAATCCGGCGGCCCTCACGGGGGGCCAGGCCACCCTGCACCCCTACTTCACGACCAAGCGCACCTTCCCGCTCCTCACCGCCGTTCAGCATCGACCGGCCCCCTGGACGAGTGGCGCGGCCATCGACACCCCGTTCGTCACCCTGCCGGACTTCGTGACGGGCGAGTGTACCGAACGTGGCGGCGTGTCCTTCCTGGAAGTCCGGGTGATCCCGCACCCCGGCAGTCCGCGCACCACGGAACTCGGCGGAACCGTCAATGTGGCGGGCCGTGACCTGCGGGCCTGGGGCCTGCACCTGATCGACATCGACCTGACTCAGGGTGACCTCATCGGCCTGGTCAGGACCCAGACCGCCGCGTGGCTGGCGCAACCTCGCCCCTGA